Below is a window of Podospora pseudocomata strain CBS 415.72m chromosome 1 map unlocalized CBS415.72m_1.2, whole genome shotgun sequence DNA.
TGTTTCTACTGTTTATTGTTTGTGTCATAGTCATGGCATTGTTGCTATTAATTGCGTGATTGATtgatggtggtagtggtggtttTATGATACCTGTTTTTTGTTACTGGTAGTTTTATCAGTGCTGTTGAAATAGAAAAGTACTTTTATGAATATTGGAGGATATGTGATATTAAATCGATGGGGAGAcctgccttttttttttgtgatGTTCTGGAAGAATGTCTTGTAGCGAGGTAGCTCCTTTTTGCGCTGCCGGCCGAAATTATTAGGGTGAACCCGACTAAGATTTTGACAGGTGTTGAATTGGCCAATTCCGTTTCTTGGAGTGGGTGGGGTCTGTGCGTCAGTGGCTCAGGCCGTCACGGAAGCTGGGGTGCGCGCGCCAGACATTCGTGGGGAACAATACAACTCGACAATTTGCTCTTGTtcacttttttttgtttttctttcgtCAATTTAGCGAACAACAACCTGTTTCGAAGATTGAAGTGACGAGTagaacaaacaaacaaacaaaccagcGATGTCTTGACACGACGACGTGGGAACAAGATACCACTACGTACAAAACTGTCCGGCAGGCAGTAACGCGAAAAGCAACGACCTGATCAAGAGCGAGCGAGACAGAAGTCGGTATTAGTCGACGGCtataaccaccaccaccaccccgacgacgacgattctggttttcttttttttaaaaatAATAAAGAAGAAAACTCCGGAGCCCCATAAATTTACATCCATCACGATACtaaagaagaaggggaatcCACCGCCCATCATGGACCAAGCAGACATCCCCTGcgctcctctcccgccttACTCATGCCTCGGACGAGGACGCCGCCCGCAAATGGCCGTCTTCAAGCTCCAATCCAGCATCAACGACCCGGCCTTTGCCGACGTGTTTATATCCTCTGGTGGTCGGGTCATCCTCCGCCGACCGATCATGACAACGGGGGGGCAACACCCTCGCTTACTCCCTCCAGGCTCTCTCCCGCCTGTTGGAGGCAGACATGGGCTGGGATATATTCGAGGGTGCCGGGGcgggggagctggtggagagggctgtggagttggtggtgacgaacCCGTTGGTGAATATCCTGCGAGGGGCGATGAGTATACTGGTGGGGAGTGGTGGGGCATCAACCTGGACAGGGGGCAAAAGGGGTTGTGCCGGGGACGTTTGTTTGGGTTCCGGGCGTTGAAGCCGGCCGTGGCGGTTTATCCACAGTTCTTCGAGCTGGTGATTCAGCAGTTGCAGAGTGCGGATCACGCGCTTTGTGCGAATGCTTTGGGGTTGATTAATGCGCTTGTTAGGGATGCGGTGGTTAATGATGTTGCTAGTGGGACGGTGGCTGCCGGGGGGCAAAAGGGGAAcggcggcgggaggagggggaggggggaggattggAGTAAGTTTATCAAGAGGTTGCAGGATTTGGGGCCGACAAGGCGGTGTATAATTTGTTGCAGAGCTCGAGTTTGCAAGACGGCGCACCCGCTGTTGGAGTTTCAGGGGCTGACAAAGGTTTTGCtgaggaagtggaggaggtgagggttgatCTTGAGAGGCCGGAGCACAGGCGGGCGTTGAAGGGGTTGCATTTGGCGAGTGCGCCGGATCGGAGGCATGTtaatggggttgggggggtgtggtggtgccgaTTCCGCCGCAGCAGGGGAGGGACAGCTGGGCAGTCGGGGACGGTGACTACCACTACCACTACGAGAAAGACGAGCAGGAAGCACAACCCggagaagtgggagaggttggggtttgagACGGAGAGCCCGGCGGCCGAGTTCGAGACGGCGGGGGTTTTGGGCAATGGATTTGACGGATTGCGTGAGGAAGAACGAGGATGGGTTTCAAAGTTGTTGCTGGAGCAGTCGACGCACCCGCTGAATGAACGGTGTCCGGTTGCGAGGGCGAGTTTGGCCGTGACGATGATCTTGTATGATCACTTTGAGGTGGACAAAGTCTGACTTGGGAGGGATATCCCGGGGGTTATCATGGCTCTGAATGATGGGGAAGAACAACGACAGGCTGTTCGAAGCCGCTGCTGCTTCAGTGGTCGAGGCTTCACATGAAGGGCTGCATGCTTTCTTTCGTGGTATGTGGGGCTACGGGGGCGCAGAGGGAGGACTTTGACAAGGTGGCCGAGCTAGTGAGATTCTCATTGAGCAAGTTGTCGGCCAGGCTACAGAAACAAGGACgtgctggaggtggaggatgactTGCAAGAGTACGATGCTGGTCGGTTGAGGGAGTTGCAGATGGAGCTGTTGGAGCTATCGTTTGAAGACCAATGGGGCACGCATCTCTTCCAGGTCCGCGAGGCAGCTCAAACACGAGCGCTGTCGTTTGTCAGGAGCAGCGTATCCGGTGTCTGCTGCAGGGCTCGTGGTTTTACCAAGCCCATGtcccgcaacaacaacgcccacTCGAGAGAAACAGCTACCAGAAGAGAAGGTTTATCAGCCCTGGCGGTATGCCAAACTCTCTCACAACCATACCTTCACTATGCCGGCTTTCCTGAGCGTCTTGCATACGATCCCGGCCTCGAGGCTCTGACGGAAAGATTGATTCGAGCACCATCAGCTCTGTCGTGTCGAATGTTTCCGCTCGAATGAAACAGAGCCGGTGGCAGATCCTGATGCCGCGGATAGCCCGGCTGCCAACTCGACTGCCTCCCGTCATGGCGCGCAAGTCCACAAACCCACGACCAGATTACGATTTACAGCTTCGTGGGAGGACATacccggcggcagcaggcCAGGGAAGCGTCGCGAACAGCACAAGCGCCGTGGCCGCCACCTCGAACGGGGGTCCAAAAGAACAGCCGATCCTGACGCTGTTCCCGCTGGAACCACAGTTTGGCGTCGGAGTGGACGGGACGCTCATGTTGTTGAATCAGACGCCGATCACGGCCGAGACGAACAAGCTGGCAGGGACGTTGGTGAGCGAGTACGGGTTGGAAGATTAGGCTGTTGAATGTGAGGTTGGAGCAGATGTATGCCGGGCCGGTTCCTGGGGGCGGGGTGGTGCCTAAgtcgggaggggttggatgaggattATTTTTACAGATTTGAGTCTTGGGATTGattgtggggagggggagggaggtggtttgtTGTGTTTCGTTGGTTTATATACGGGTTTTGTAACAATAACCCCTTTGTTCTAGTTTCCTAGTTTTTGTTtgatgctggggaggagggtgggtaTATGGATTCGGTGTGAGATGGTAAGTATTTGTTTGTCATAGAGGTGTCATAGCAGCAGGTCTTTGAATCAatgtttgtgttgtttggGGAGCTTTGTGTGAAGTTTGCACATGCTGTGTGATGGGTCTGAAAGGTGCCTCTTGTAAAAGTGAGTCAAATTTTGTCATGACACCGCACTATTCCAAGTATATATCtagtattttttttttttttcttccaggCGACCTGCAACGTTGATCCTCTCATGCactattcttcttcttcaagtgtCAAATTTGTCGGCCTCTAGAAATCAGATCTGACACTTGAATAGAAATGCTATCTTTCACAAGACAACCGCGTTTTCTGAAAGATTACATCTACATCTTTCTATGGACTGCTTTTGATCAATCCGACTAACACCGTTGCGTTTCATGGTTCCAAAACATACTCACGCCATCCCTCTCTCCTTACCAGCAGGCTTGGTGATTGCTggattctttttcttccaaGTGTAGCACCCCAGGCTCAAAAAAACACACCAGATTACACCTTAGACCTACCCGGGTGTATAATTTACCAAGGAGGACACAATCAGGGGACCTGGAGAAACTGGGGGTTGTGGGCGAGACAtatggtgatgttgttgttgagttcTGGTCAGAGGATTTCattggggctgttgaggaCACGCGATGTTAAAATTAACGAGGACGAGCAGCTCACTCATGGAACCACCACAGTTACCAGTATTAGTAGGTAGGTGTTACTTCAGTCAGGAGGCAGATTGCCAATCCTCACCGTGGCGATATGGGGTTTTTCTCCCAACGGGCAGAGATTTCGACTTTCCGATGTACTCATTGAGCCAGTCAGCGCCCAGCCTGAAGTTCTCTACAGTCCGTGGCGGCAAGATGGTGGCCGGTGCCGCTAGCGTCGTACAGTCAACAAACGTTAAAACACCCGATTCCCAGCATtataaacaccaccaccctccgccatcatcatcattccacCCCAAACTTTATAAACGAccccagcacctcctccgcccaaGTCATAGGAAAATCAtgcccccccttcaccacctcccaaaccacATTCCCCCTTCCAACAACGGCTTCAAATCCTCCTCATACTCCCCGGATTGACcagctcgtcctcctctcccagtATGATCGCCGTCGTcttcccctcatccccccccctcaaagcCAATCTCTTATAAGCCCCCTCCTGCCCCATCAACGGCCCATCCTTCAAACAACCCATAAAAGCATCCACAAACCCCTCGTGAACCACCAACTGCTGCTGCACCtgcctcaacaccctcctctccaaccccgtcCTCGGctccccatcagccccaacatcatccgccgtctccgcctccaccagcctcgACGCAGGATCCTGCCGCTCCTGCAACCTGGCCGTCACCTTCCC
It encodes the following:
- a CDS encoding uncharacterized protein (EggNog:ENOG503NVMT; COG:T), with translation MKGCMLSFVVCGATGAQREDFDKVAELDVLEVEDDLQEYDAGRLRELQMELLELSFEDQWGTHLFQVREAAQTRALSFVRSSVSGVCCRARGFTKPMSRNNNAHSRETATRREGLSALAIDSSTISSVVSNVSARMKQSRWQILMPRIARLPTRLPPVMARKSTNPRPDYDLQLRGRTYPAAAGQGSVANSTSAVAATSNGGPKEQPILTLFPLEPQFGVGVDGTLMLLNQTPITAETNKLAGTLVSEYGLED
- a CDS encoding uncharacterized protein (EggNog:ENOG503NVMT; COG:T), with protein sequence MDQADIPCAPLPPYSCLGRGRRPQMAVFKLQSSINDPAFADVFISSGGRVILRRPIMTTGGQHPRLLPPGSLPPVGGRHGLGYIRGCRGGGAGGEGCGVGGDEPVGEYPARGDEYTGGEWWGINLDRGQKGLCRGRLFGFRALKPAVAVYPQFFELVIQQLQSADHALCANALGLINALVRDAVVNDVASGTVAAGGQKGNGGGRRGRGEDWSFAEEVEEVRVDLERPEHRRALKGLHLASAPDRRHVNGVGGVWWCRFRRSRGGTAGQSGTVTTTTTTRKTSRKHNPEKWERLGFETESPAAEFETAGVLGNGFDGLREEERGWVSKLLLEQSTHPLNERCPVARASLAVTMILYDHFEVDKV
- a CDS encoding uncharacterized protein (EggNog:ENOG503NZUI; COG:S), with translation MPGCTSPKSSSPWPLLPYPDRKRNAFKLVGYSLGGGIATHFAVSFPDLVRDLVLLAPGGDDSPASFGTLTRKVFTSGVVPRGLLHLATRRRLQEADSVEHETGKVTARLQERQDPASRLVEAETADDVGADGEPRTGLERRVLRQVQQQLVVHEGFVDAFMGCLKDGPLMGQEGAYKRLALRGGDEGKTTAIILGEEDELVNPGSMRRI